A DNA window from Amycolatopsis sp. DSM 110486 contains the following coding sequences:
- a CDS encoding bifunctional adenosylcobinamide kinase/adenosylcobinamide-phosphate guanylyltransferase, with amino-acid sequence MTKLTHRLAGYLETLARTLRRYGRDDGKVLVLGGVRSGKSRHAERIVAHHTHLVYVAPGLPPSDDDPDWAARVAAHKARRPRHWTTVETTDLATVLRSATSPLLIDCLGTWLSRVLDEVGAWSGKPGWERRLDDRLEDFLAAWTQARVPVVAVSNEVGSGVVPATSSGRLFRDVLGALNNRVSAESDRSLLVVAGRVLELP; translated from the coding sequence ATGACCAAGCTGACGCACCGGCTCGCCGGGTATCTCGAGACCCTGGCGCGGACCCTCCGCCGGTACGGACGCGACGACGGCAAGGTGCTGGTCCTCGGCGGCGTCCGCTCGGGGAAGTCGAGGCACGCGGAGCGGATCGTCGCGCACCACACGCACCTCGTGTACGTGGCCCCCGGCCTCCCCCCGAGCGACGACGACCCCGACTGGGCCGCCCGCGTCGCCGCGCACAAGGCCCGGCGCCCGCGCCACTGGACCACGGTGGAGACCACCGACCTCGCGACCGTGCTGCGCTCGGCGACGAGCCCGCTGCTCATCGACTGCCTCGGCACGTGGCTCTCGCGCGTGCTCGACGAGGTCGGCGCGTGGTCGGGCAAACCGGGCTGGGAGCGCCGTCTCGACGACCGGCTCGAGGACTTCCTGGCCGCGTGGACCCAGGCCCGCGTGCCCGTGGTGGCCGTGAGCAACGAGGTTGGCAGCGGTGTGGTGCCCGCTACGTCGTCCGGACGGCTGTTCCGTGATGTGCTGGGCGCACTCAACAACCGGGTGTCCGCCGAGTCCGACCGGAGTCTGCTGGTCGTCGCCGGGCGGGTGCTCGAACTGCCGTAA
- a CDS encoding CbtA family protein codes for MMRSLLVRGMLAGLIAGVLAFVFAYLFGEPSVNSAIGIEEAGSAAHSHTHDPAAGQGTGEAAQPADEPEEELVPRDIQSTVGLLTGVLVYGVAIGGLFSLAFAFVYGRIGSLRPRLTTALLTAGAFGVVFFVPFLKYPANPPAVGQPGTIGERTELYFGFVAVSLLAGILATVFGRKLADRLGAWRGGLLACAGYVAVMAVVAWLMPVIDEVPPTFPASTLWSFRTASIGTQVTLWLTLGLFFGFFAEKVLKPSQKAVAAAV; via the coding sequence ATGATGAGGTCCCTGCTGGTCCGCGGCATGCTCGCGGGCCTGATCGCCGGCGTGCTCGCGTTCGTCTTCGCCTACCTGTTCGGCGAGCCGTCGGTCAACAGCGCCATCGGCATCGAGGAGGCCGGCTCCGCCGCGCATTCCCACACCCACGACCCGGCCGCCGGCCAAGGCACCGGCGAGGCTGCGCAGCCGGCCGACGAGCCCGAAGAAGAGCTGGTGCCGCGCGACATCCAGAGCACCGTCGGCCTGCTGACCGGCGTGCTCGTCTACGGTGTCGCGATCGGCGGGCTGTTCTCGCTGGCTTTCGCGTTCGTCTACGGCCGCATCGGGTCACTGCGCCCCCGCCTGACCACGGCGTTGCTCACCGCGGGCGCGTTCGGCGTGGTGTTCTTCGTGCCGTTCCTCAAGTACCCGGCCAACCCGCCCGCAGTGGGCCAGCCGGGCACCATCGGGGAACGCACCGAGCTGTACTTCGGCTTCGTCGCCGTCTCCCTGCTCGCGGGCATCCTCGCCACGGTGTTCGGCCGCAAGCTCGCCGACCGCCTCGGCGCGTGGCGCGGCGGCCTGCTGGCCTGCGCCGGTTACGTCGCGGTGATGGCCGTGGTCGCGTGGCTGATGCCGGTGATCGACGAGGTGCCGCCGACGTTCCCGGCGTCCACGCTGTGGAGCTTCCGTACCGCGTCGATCGGCACGCAGGTGACGCTGTGGCTCACGCTCGGCCTGTTCTTCGGTTTCTTCGCGGAGAAGGTACTGAAGCCCTCCCAGAAGGCCGTCGCGGCAGCCGTCTGA
- a CDS encoding M1 family metallopeptidase, which produces MVKTIVKTAAVAGLAAVLAAGTATAATADPASPGALSAGERLFPGLGNGGYDARDYDVSLDYRPGVTTMDAAVTMRAVATQSLSSFGLDSAVGEIRTVEVDGTAAKFVVQGEKLVVTPARPVRKGVPFTVRIGYVADRAKSPQSPTGQPLPPDLAEAIGVWQNTPDGFAVMGQTDREHAVFPSDDVPGDPATYTLRITTPADVQGVGSGTLVGKHRAGDRVTSVFRVDRPTATDVVQLAAGHFTEVDQVGPHGLPVRSYVTTAAKPAALDTARKTPEIIAWLEQRLGRPYPYASAGTLGVNRLYGGGVALETAAMPTYSALALENPREVSTMAHELTHEYFGDAVPVRHWDDMWLSEGHATFYQDLYDSEHGGRPFDETAKSGYAQNNEILKQNGPVARQTYAAGVMFGTDLGGKLTLYALRSLVGPATFDRIERTFFDEFQGRPAATQDYVAVAERVSGRDLGAFFHDWLYASTTPAMPGHPDWRA; this is translated from the coding sequence ATGGTGAAAACGATCGTGAAAACCGCAGCGGTGGCAGGGCTCGCCGCGGTGCTGGCCGCCGGCACCGCGACCGCCGCCACGGCTGATCCCGCGTCTCCCGGCGCGCTGAGCGCGGGCGAGCGGCTGTTCCCCGGGCTCGGCAACGGCGGCTACGACGCCCGCGACTACGACGTCTCCCTCGACTACCGGCCGGGCGTGACCACGATGGACGCGGCGGTGACGATGCGCGCCGTCGCCACGCAGTCGCTGTCGTCCTTCGGGCTCGACTCGGCCGTGGGCGAGATCCGGACGGTCGAGGTCGACGGCACGGCGGCGAAGTTCGTGGTGCAGGGCGAAAAGCTGGTGGTCACGCCCGCGCGGCCGGTGCGCAAGGGCGTGCCCTTCACCGTGCGGATCGGCTACGTCGCGGACCGGGCGAAGAGCCCGCAGTCGCCCACCGGGCAGCCGCTGCCGCCCGATCTCGCCGAGGCCATCGGTGTCTGGCAGAACACCCCGGACGGGTTCGCGGTGATGGGGCAGACGGACCGTGAGCACGCGGTCTTCCCGTCCGACGATGTGCCGGGCGACCCGGCCACCTACACCCTGCGGATCACGACCCCGGCCGACGTGCAGGGCGTCGGCAGCGGCACGCTCGTCGGGAAGCACCGTGCGGGCGACCGGGTGACCTCGGTGTTCCGTGTCGATCGGCCCACGGCCACCGACGTCGTGCAGCTCGCGGCCGGCCACTTCACCGAGGTCGACCAGGTGGGCCCGCACGGCCTGCCGGTGCGCAGTTACGTGACGACGGCGGCGAAACCGGCCGCGCTCGACACCGCGCGCAAGACCCCGGAGATCATCGCGTGGCTGGAGCAGCGCCTGGGCCGCCCGTACCCGTACGCGAGCGCCGGCACCCTCGGCGTCAACCGCCTCTACGGTGGCGGCGTCGCGCTGGAGACCGCGGCGATGCCGACCTACAGCGCCCTGGCCCTCGAAAACCCCCGCGAGGTCTCGACCATGGCGCACGAGCTCACGCACGAGTACTTCGGTGACGCCGTGCCGGTGCGCCACTGGGACGACATGTGGCTCAGCGAAGGCCACGCCACCTTCTACCAGGACCTCTACGACTCCGAGCACGGCGGGAGACCGTTCGACGAGACGGCGAAGTCCGGCTACGCGCAGAACAACGAGATCCTGAAGCAGAACGGCCCGGTCGCCCGCCAGACCTACGCGGCGGGTGTCATGTTCGGCACCGATCTCGGCGGCAAGCTCACGCTGTACGCGCTGCGCAGCCTCGTTGGCCCGGCGACCTTCGACCGCATCGAACGCACCTTCTTCGACGAGTTCCAAGGCCGCCCGGCCGCGACGCAGGACTACGTCGCCGTGGCCGAACGCGTCTCCGGCCGCGACCTGGGCGCGTTCTTCCACGACTGGCTGTACGCGTCCACCACTCCGGCGATGCCGGGCCACCCGGACTGGAGGGCGTGA
- the cobT gene encoding nicotinate-nucleotide--dimethylbenzimidazole phosphoribosyltransferase: MPRFDIPVPDAAVRAAAQERLDGLVKPLGALGRLEELAAWLSAAHGVVPPRPLDDVRVVVFAGDHGVSAQSAYPREVTAAMVRVFLAGRSGVTVLAAQVGARVRVADIAVDWDASDVPASVTAHKIRRGSGAIDVEDALAPGEALAAFEAGRAIAAEEADADLLIPGDMGIGNTTMCAALVAATLGLPAAEVVGTGTGVSGAALDAKTAVVEAAVQRAAGRVADPFERLTALGSACVAATAGFLVEAAVRGIPVLLDGIFSGAAALVARDIAPGAEQWWLAGHRSTEPSQAFALKALGLTPILDLGLRLGEGSGAVQAVPTLRAARAIIADMGLLADLA, encoded by the coding sequence GTGCCGCGTTTCGACATTCCCGTGCCCGACGCCGCCGTCCGCGCCGCCGCGCAGGAGCGCCTCGACGGCCTGGTGAAGCCACTGGGCGCGCTGGGCCGGCTCGAGGAACTGGCCGCGTGGCTCAGCGCCGCCCACGGCGTGGTGCCGCCGCGTCCGCTGGACGACGTGCGCGTGGTCGTCTTCGCGGGCGATCACGGGGTGTCGGCGCAGTCGGCCTACCCGCGTGAGGTCACGGCGGCGATGGTGCGGGTGTTCCTCGCCGGGCGCAGTGGCGTCACGGTGCTCGCCGCGCAGGTCGGCGCTCGCGTGCGCGTGGCGGACATCGCGGTCGATTGGGACGCTTCGGATGTTCCGGCTTCCGTGACCGCGCACAAGATCCGCCGCGGCTCGGGCGCCATCGACGTCGAGGACGCGCTCGCCCCGGGTGAGGCCCTCGCCGCGTTCGAGGCGGGGCGCGCCATCGCGGCGGAGGAGGCGGACGCGGACCTGCTCATCCCGGGCGACATGGGCATCGGCAACACCACGATGTGCGCGGCCCTGGTCGCGGCCACGCTGGGCCTGCCCGCGGCCGAGGTCGTCGGCACGGGCACCGGTGTGTCCGGGGCGGCCTTGGACGCGAAGACGGCCGTGGTCGAGGCCGCGGTGCAGCGCGCCGCGGGACGGGTGGCCGATCCGTTCGAGCGGCTGACGGCGTTGGGCAGCGCCTGCGTCGCGGCCACCGCGGGGTTCCTCGTGGAGGCCGCGGTGCGGGGCATCCCCGTGCTGCTCGACGGCATCTTCTCCGGCGCGGCCGCCCTGGTCGCCCGGGACATCGCGCCGGGTGCCGAGCAGTGGTGGCTCGCCGGGCACCGCTCGACGGAGCCTTCGCAGGCGTTCGCGTTGAAGGCGCTCGGGCTCACGCCGATCCTCGACCTGGGCCTGCGCCTCGGCGAGGGCAGCGGCGCCGTCCAGGCCGTTCCGACGCTGCGTGCGGCGCGGGCGATCATCGCGGACATGGGGTTGCTGGCGGACCTCGCGTGA
- a CDS encoding sensor histidine kinase gives MIAVRLLLLDACLAIAVAGALTLEALNGVNRPALWQLTIVAVLVLLLLRRRFPLVTMLAMAVLAWFEPTAQLATIFSLYTVAAQRGPKWPTAVAVAVDLVITFVTYRPDDLQAWEIVGFVAALMLVLPLLAGLWMHQRAVLVDALHDRADQAERTRDLLAERAVTAERRRIAREMHDVVAHRVSIVALQAGALSVRAPNDETARLAEVIRESSAAALTELRDILRVLREEETEPKALPSPTLDGVAQLAGDLAAAGADVDAEVPDPLPQVPEMVGRAAYRIVQEALTNAAKHAPGAPIRVRLSLDSGKLVVEVANALGASAGLPGAGYGVIGMRERVTLAGGALRVGPDSSGDYVVRAVFPLAGGT, from the coding sequence GTGATCGCCGTGCGACTGCTGCTGCTCGACGCCTGCCTGGCGATCGCGGTCGCGGGCGCGCTCACGCTGGAGGCGCTCAACGGCGTGAACCGGCCCGCGCTGTGGCAGCTCACGATCGTGGCCGTGCTGGTGCTGTTGCTGCTGCGTCGCCGGTTCCCGCTGGTCACGATGCTGGCGATGGCGGTGCTGGCGTGGTTCGAGCCGACGGCGCAGCTCGCCACGATCTTCTCGCTCTACACCGTCGCGGCCCAGCGCGGACCGAAGTGGCCGACGGCGGTCGCGGTGGCCGTGGATCTGGTGATCACGTTCGTCACCTACCGGCCCGACGACCTGCAGGCCTGGGAGATCGTCGGCTTCGTCGCGGCCCTGATGCTGGTCCTGCCCTTGCTCGCGGGCCTGTGGATGCACCAGCGCGCCGTGCTCGTCGACGCCCTGCACGACCGCGCGGACCAGGCCGAACGCACGCGCGACCTGCTCGCCGAACGCGCCGTGACGGCCGAGCGCCGGCGGATCGCGCGCGAGATGCACGACGTGGTGGCCCACCGCGTGAGCATCGTCGCGCTGCAGGCCGGAGCGTTGTCCGTGCGCGCGCCCAACGACGAGACCGCGCGGCTCGCCGAGGTGATCCGCGAGTCGAGCGCCGCCGCGCTCACCGAGCTGCGCGACATCCTGCGGGTGCTGCGCGAGGAGGAGACCGAGCCGAAGGCGCTGCCGAGCCCGACGCTGGACGGCGTCGCGCAGCTGGCCGGCGACCTCGCCGCGGCCGGCGCGGACGTCGACGCCGAGGTACCCGATCCCCTGCCGCAGGTGCCGGAAATGGTGGGCCGGGCGGCGTACCGGATCGTGCAGGAAGCCCTGACCAACGCGGCGAAACACGCACCGGGCGCGCCGATCCGCGTCCGGCTGTCCCTCGACAGCGGCAAGCTCGTCGTCGAGGTGGCCAACGCCCTCGGCGCGTCGGCGGGCTTGCCCGGCGCGGGCTACGGCGTGATCGGCATGCGCGAGCGCGTGACGTTGGCCGGCGGCGCGCTGCGCGTCGGCCCTGACAGCTCGGGTGACTACGTGGTGCGCGCGGTGTTCCCGCTCGCCGGCGGTACGTGA
- a CDS encoding response regulator transcription factor, with amino-acid sequence MIKVVLLDDEVLVRSGIRMILESDPEIRVVAEAGDGTGVAELVARHQPDVVLTDIQMPGVDGLEVTRVVTALPEAPAVVVLTTFDLDEYVHTALRRGATGFLLKDTPPRDLVSAVHVVRRGEAMLSPAITRRLLGEFASGGATESAKARLTALTSREREVAVAVAEGWSNAVIATHLGVSEATVKVHLGRIMSKVEASNRTQVAILVHDAGLA; translated from the coding sequence GTGATCAAGGTCGTGCTGCTGGACGACGAGGTGCTCGTGCGCAGCGGCATCCGGATGATCCTCGAGTCGGATCCGGAGATCCGCGTGGTCGCGGAGGCGGGCGACGGCACGGGCGTCGCCGAGCTCGTCGCGCGGCATCAACCCGACGTCGTGCTCACTGACATCCAGATGCCCGGCGTCGACGGCCTCGAGGTGACCCGCGTGGTCACGGCGCTGCCCGAGGCGCCGGCGGTGGTCGTGCTGACCACGTTCGACCTCGACGAGTACGTGCACACCGCGTTGCGCCGCGGCGCCACCGGGTTCCTGCTCAAGGACACGCCGCCGCGCGACCTGGTGAGCGCTGTGCACGTGGTGCGCCGCGGCGAGGCGATGCTGTCGCCCGCCATCACGCGGCGGCTGCTCGGCGAGTTCGCCTCAGGCGGGGCCACGGAGAGCGCGAAGGCGCGGCTGACGGCGCTGACCTCCCGCGAACGCGAGGTCGCGGTGGCCGTCGCCGAGGGCTGGAGCAACGCAGTGATCGCCACCCACCTCGGCGTCAGCGAGGCCACCGTGAAGGTCCATCTGGGCCGCATCATGTCCAAAGTGGAGGCCTCGAACCGCACTCAGGTGGCCATTCTCGTGCACGATGCTGGTCTTGCTTGA
- a CDS encoding DUF4190 domain-containing protein, with the protein MSDSVLPPKPTGPSYQDAPPPPPPPATGKTNGYAITSLVLAIVPLLKVLFGFALAIPGISLLLSVIFGVVALRQIRRTGDSGRGLAIAGLALCGAWLLTLIITAGNSSGSSSEDAAIDELSGGGNSVFSAEQGECFSGYDKLTSDIAKVSCDVAHADEIYAVVPLPESESYPGEEALTTLSRQYCTTAQSGFFVDTTMPADLVMGVYYPPAGAWQNQNRSVVCTLESKSGVLKAPVAH; encoded by the coding sequence ATGTCCGATTCAGTCCTGCCGCCCAAGCCGACCGGGCCGAGCTACCAGGACGCGCCACCGCCACCGCCGCCACCCGCGACGGGCAAGACCAACGGTTACGCCATCACCTCACTGGTGCTCGCGATCGTCCCGCTGCTGAAGGTGCTCTTCGGCTTCGCTCTGGCGATCCCGGGGATCAGCCTGCTGCTGAGCGTGATCTTCGGTGTCGTCGCGCTGCGTCAGATCCGGCGCACCGGCGACAGCGGCCGCGGCCTGGCCATCGCGGGCCTCGCCCTGTGCGGTGCGTGGCTGCTGACGCTGATCATCACCGCCGGCAACTCCTCCGGTTCGAGCAGCGAAGACGCCGCCATCGACGAGCTGTCGGGCGGCGGCAACAGCGTGTTCTCGGCCGAGCAAGGCGAGTGCTTCTCCGGCTACGACAAGCTCACCAGCGACATCGCCAAGGTCTCGTGCGACGTGGCGCACGCCGACGAGATCTATGCAGTGGTGCCCCTGCCGGAGTCCGAGAGCTATCCCGGCGAGGAAGCCCTGACCACGCTGAGCCGCCAGTACTGCACCACAGCGCAGTCGGGGTTCTTCGTCGACACCACGATGCCGGCGGACCTGGTGATGGGCGTGTACTACCCGCCGGCCGGAGCGTGGCAGAACCAGAACCGCTCGGTGGTCTGCACCCTGGAATCCAAGTCCGGCGTGCTGAAGGCCCCGGTGGCGCACTAG
- a CDS encoding cobalamin biosynthesis protein: protein MPLRQAVTAAGLITGYAADSLFGDPRRGHPVAVFGSWAGALERRWWADSKPRGAAYAAVCAGAATGLGVAAQLSTRRRPFARFALTAAATWVVLGGRGLAAEGREMARLLDAGDVPAARARLSHLCARDASELDPAELTRAATESIAENTSDAVVAPLLWGAVAGIPGLLGYRALNTLDAMVGYRSPRHRNFGWAAARLDDIVNLVPSRAGAVLTAVSAPLAGGQTRASWRAWRRYGSHHPSPNAGQVEAAFAGALGLRLGGTNSYGGEVEDRGTLGDGRAPQPVDLRRAVRLSRVAGAAAALVAAAVAVAR, encoded by the coding sequence GTGCCACTCCGACAAGCCGTCACCGCGGCCGGCCTGATCACCGGATATGCGGCCGACTCACTCTTCGGTGACCCCCGCCGCGGGCACCCGGTCGCGGTGTTCGGCAGCTGGGCCGGCGCGCTGGAACGCCGCTGGTGGGCCGACTCGAAGCCGCGCGGAGCGGCGTACGCGGCGGTGTGCGCGGGAGCCGCGACGGGCCTGGGCGTGGCCGCTCAGCTGAGCACGCGCCGACGTCCCTTCGCGCGCTTCGCCCTCACGGCCGCCGCGACGTGGGTCGTGCTCGGCGGCCGCGGGCTCGCGGCGGAGGGCCGCGAGATGGCGCGGCTGCTCGACGCCGGCGACGTCCCCGCCGCCCGTGCCCGCCTGTCGCACCTCTGCGCGCGCGACGCGTCGGAGCTCGACCCCGCGGAGCTCACGCGCGCGGCTACCGAGTCGATCGCCGAGAACACGTCCGACGCTGTGGTCGCGCCGCTGCTGTGGGGCGCCGTCGCGGGCATCCCCGGCCTGCTCGGCTACCGCGCGCTCAACACGCTCGACGCGATGGTCGGCTACCGCTCGCCGCGTCACCGCAACTTCGGCTGGGCGGCGGCGCGCCTCGACGACATCGTCAACCTCGTCCCGTCGCGGGCCGGCGCCGTGCTCACCGCGGTGTCCGCGCCGCTCGCGGGTGGGCAGACCCGGGCGTCGTGGCGGGCGTGGCGGCGCTACGGCTCGCACCACCCGAGCCCCAACGCCGGCCAGGTCGAGGCCGCGTTCGCCGGCGCGCTCGGCCTGCGTCTCGGCGGCACCAACAGCTACGGCGGCGAGGTCGAGGACCGCGGCACGCTCGGTGACGGCCGCGCGCCGCAGCCCGTCGACCTGCGCCGCGCGGTGCGGTTGTCGCGCGTGGCCGGCGCGGCCGCGGCCTTGGTGGCAGCAGCGGTGGCGGTGGCGCGATGA
- a CDS encoding cobyric acid synthase — translation MSGLLVAGTTSDAGKSLVTAGICRWLARRGVRVAPFKAQNMSNNSMVCADGAEIGRAQWLQARAARVEPEAAMNPVLLKPGSDRRSHVIALGKPFGTLEAGGYATGRAGLAEIAFGAFEDLSSRFDVVVCEGAGSPAEINLRGGDYVNLGLARRFSLPVVVVGDIDRGGVLAAMFGTLALLSPEDQALVAGWVVNKFRGDVGLLRPGLKSLEDVTGRPVLGVLPWLDRVWIDSEDALAAAGWRHEAPRGGGLRVAVVRFPRASNATDVDALAAEPGVTVSLTADPDTVAAADLVVLPGSRATVDDLRWLSERGLADAVTARAAAGRPVLGICGGYQMLATTIHDDVESRAGTVDGLGLLPTDVTFAGEKVLGRPVGEWRGHRVEAYEIHHGTASGTAEESFLDGFRVGSVWGTTWHGAFENDGFRRAWLTEVAAQSGVDWTPAPDAPGFAALREDMLERLADAIESEVDTAQLLRLLENGAPGGLPFVPPGAP, via the coding sequence ATGAGCGGGCTGCTGGTCGCCGGCACGACGTCCGATGCAGGGAAGAGCCTGGTCACGGCCGGGATCTGCCGCTGGCTGGCCCGCCGCGGTGTGCGGGTGGCGCCGTTCAAGGCGCAGAACATGTCGAACAACTCGATGGTCTGCGCCGACGGTGCCGAGATCGGCCGCGCGCAGTGGCTGCAGGCCCGCGCCGCGCGCGTCGAGCCCGAAGCGGCGATGAACCCCGTGCTGCTCAAGCCGGGCAGCGACCGGCGCAGTCACGTGATCGCGCTCGGGAAACCGTTCGGCACGCTGGAAGCCGGCGGGTACGCGACCGGCCGCGCGGGGCTGGCGGAGATCGCGTTCGGCGCTTTCGAGGACCTGAGCTCCCGGTTCGACGTGGTCGTGTGCGAGGGCGCCGGCAGCCCCGCGGAGATCAACCTGCGCGGCGGGGACTACGTGAACCTGGGTTTGGCGCGGCGGTTCTCGCTGCCGGTGGTCGTGGTCGGCGACATCGACCGGGGCGGCGTGCTGGCGGCGATGTTCGGCACGCTCGCGCTGCTGTCACCGGAAGACCAGGCTCTGGTCGCGGGCTGGGTGGTCAACAAGTTCCGCGGCGACGTCGGCTTGCTGCGCCCGGGGCTGAAGAGCCTCGAAGACGTGACCGGCCGGCCCGTGCTCGGGGTGCTGCCGTGGCTGGACCGCGTGTGGATCGACTCCGAAGACGCGCTGGCCGCCGCGGGCTGGCGGCACGAGGCTCCGCGCGGCGGCGGGCTGCGCGTGGCCGTGGTGCGCTTCCCGCGCGCCTCGAACGCCACCGACGTCGACGCCCTCGCGGCCGAACCCGGCGTGACGGTGAGCCTCACGGCCGACCCGGACACGGTCGCCGCCGCGGATCTCGTGGTGCTGCCCGGTTCCCGCGCCACCGTGGACGATCTGCGCTGGCTGAGCGAGCGCGGCCTCGCCGACGCGGTGACCGCGCGCGCCGCCGCCGGCCGTCCCGTGCTCGGCATCTGCGGCGGCTACCAGATGCTCGCCACCACAATCCACGACGACGTCGAGTCGCGCGCCGGCACGGTCGACGGCCTCGGTCTACTGCCCACCGACGTCACGTTCGCGGGGGAGAAGGTGCTCGGCCGCCCGGTCGGCGAATGGCGCGGCCACCGGGTCGAGGCCTACGAGATCCACCACGGCACGGCATCGGGCACCGCCGAAGAGTCCTTTTTGGACGGTTTTCGCGTCGGGTCCGTGTGGGGCACGACCTGGCACGGCGCCTTCGAAAACGATGGCTTCCGCCGCGCCTGGCTCACGGAGGTGGCGGCGCAGTCCGGGGTCGACTGGACCCCGGCCCCGGACGCGCCAGGTTTCGCGGCCTTGCGTGAGGACATGCTGGAGCGCCTGGCCGACGCCATCGAGTCCGAAGTGGACACCGCGCAGTTGCTGCGGCTGCTGGAAAACGGTGCGCCGGGCGGGTTGCCGTTCGTCCCGCCCGGCGCACCGTGA